One genomic window of Pecten maximus chromosome 3, xPecMax1.1, whole genome shotgun sequence includes the following:
- the LOC117324145 gene encoding acetylcholine receptor subunit alpha-1-B-like: protein MIRVICPCVMIMIVVTGIGAASISDAKTLISNLTAGYDTEVRPVSDQGNSVSVIIDMYLISIKDFDEVSGTLNILAIFVVTWNDVSLVWDPALYGGMSKTYIGQNNVWLPKLYNIKASNAFSAISNSDFLVNIKNNGEIIWQPGGFIDVKCSTDVSYFPFDTQTCSIQLAPWGYSNNEVSLGPYNTELSLDFYETNGEWSLDKTETGTYVLGEISLAIFNITISRLPAFHVVNTLMPIYLLLLMNPLVFVLPCDSGERVGLSLTVFLTFTVFITIVNGVLPVNSESMSRLSYFIFAVLVVSGIIASINILQLRMYHKDESASVPQWLAKLMRVLDCQFRSRRRVIVVCPEKTKPNTPDENLSKKSEKGLKMPVVDDTTEVVQRGMTWKEVVRIMDKFYLCLFYTVITTCSVVVLVIIYRGHS, encoded by the coding sequence ATGATTCGTGTCATCTGTCCTTGTGTCATGATAATGATTGTTGTGACAGGGATTGGCGCCGCTTCCATCTCCGATGCAAAAACGTTAATCAGCAATTTAACTGCTGGTTACGACACTGAAGTTCGGCCTGTCAGTGACCAGGGAAACAGTGTATCAGTGATTATCGATATGTACCTTATCTCTATCAAGGATTTCGATGAAGTGTCGGGAACATTAAATATTCTCGCCATATTCGTCGTTACCTGGAATGATGTTTCCCTAGTTTGGGATCCGGCATTGTATGGCGGTATGTCTAAAACATACATCGGACAAAATAATGTATGGCTCCCAAAGCTTTACAACATAAAAGCATCAAACGCATTTAGTGCAATTAGTAATTCGGATTTTCTAGTTAATATCAAGAACAACGGCGAAATCATTTGGCAACCCGGTGGCTTCATTGATGTCAAATGTAGCACAGATGTATCGTATTTTCCGTTTGATACGCAAACATGTTCGATTCAGCTAGCCCCATGGGGTTATTCTAATAATGAAGTATCGCTCGGGCCATATAATACAGAACTAAGTTTGGATTTCTATGAAActaatggagagtggtcacTGGATAAAACCGAAACTGGTACCTATGTTCTCGGTGAAATTAGCCTAGCtatttttaatattacaatttCACGACTTCCAGCCTTTCATGTCGTCAACACACTGATGCCGATATATCTACTGCTACTGATGAATCCGCTGGTGTTCGTGTTACCGTGCGACTCTGGAGAACGAGTTGGTTTGAGTTTGACAGTATTCCTCACTTTCACGGTTTTTATTACTATTGTCAATGGAGTACTTCCTGTCAACTCAGAGAGCATGTCCAGACTTTCCTACTTTATCTTTGCCGTCCTCGTTGTTAGTGGTATCATCGCCTCCATCAACATCCTCCAACTTCGGATGTACCATAAGGACGAAAGCGCATCAGTACCCCAGTGGTTAGCAAAACTTATGCGAGTCCTTGACTGTCAATTCAGGTCCAGGAGAAGGGTAATTGTAGTTTGCCCTGAGAAGACAAAACCAAATACGCCAGATGAAAACCTAAGTAAGAAATCCGAGAAAGGACTGAAAATGCCAGTAGTGGACGATACAACGGAAGTAGTACAGAGAGGAATGACATGGAAGGAAGTTGTGCGCATTATGGATAAATTCTATCTGTGCTTGTTTTATACCGTGATCACCACCTGCAGTGTTGTTGTTCTAGTCATAATCTACCGAGGGCACAGTTAA